The window GCAATTGCACAAAATCGCCTTGAACGCTTCACTAATATTGCGTGACAGGGCGTCACACATCTGAAGCGGTGCCGGTCTGCCGGCATCTCTTTTCCTGTAAAGATCGCTGATGTTTTCACCCGCATGATTTCGTCCGGTATAGAACAGCGCAATCTGTCTGCCATCATCGAATCGGGAGATGATTCCCGTGGTAAATATCCCGGTTCTTTCACCTGCTGTTCTGTCCTTGTTTTCCTTCATCAGAGACAAGATTTTCATGGTGGTATCATCATTGTGAAAAACCTCTCCCTGGGCTGCTTGATAAGCCAGTTCACGGAAAACCGGATAGATGAGGTCTGCAGCAGTTTCGGACTTATCCCACTGGGTGGTGGCAGGAAGTGGTATACCAAAACTTTCCTGAAGTTTTTCCAGCCGGCTCCAGGGAAAACCACAGCCATACTTAAGAATGGCAATCATTGCCAGGGCACTGGCATCATAATCTCTACCGGTTCTGTTTTCTGGAGCTTTTGCCGTAAAGACCATGCCACACAGATTGCAGCGGAGTTTTTCCAGTTCATAAACGGTAGCCGTTACCGGTACCTGACCGGTAAAACAGATGACCCGGCCCGGTTTTTTGAGTCGATAAACAATCCCTTTGAGGCATTCGGGACAGGTGTCTTTATGTTTGAGGTCTCCATGGGTAACCGATTGTCGGTCGGCACCTGTGAAATCGTCGGCAGCCCGTCTGCCATGTCCCTTTATAGTCGTTGATTTATCTTGATTTCGGGTTCCGGGAGGCCGATTTTTGAGAACTTTATCCTTTTTTTCGGTCTTTGGGCCGAACACCATGGCCAAAAGCTTTTTAATGGAGGATGCCTTGTCACTGACCGCCCGGCTCAAGACTTTGACGGCATTGATCATGGCCTTGATTGTATCAACATCCCCATCGGCAAGACGACCGGATTCCGCCCGTTCAATCAGCGCATCAAGCTCGTCTTCTGTCAGGTTCAGCGCTTCCATTGGGGAGCCTTGTCATGAGTTGTCGAAAATCGCGGATCAGGGGATATCCCCAGACCGCCTTGATGGAGCGGGTTTTTATATGCCTGTTTTCCTGTTTCCCCCGTCCGGTGGTATCACCCAGATAGTGCCAGTTTGCCGCTTTATAACAGGTGCCGGCAAATAATTCGGTGTCAACAAATGTCTCGAGATAATAGACCGGATGGCAGTAAATACGCTCCCAGTCCCTGGACAAATTCCTGGCCATATACCCTAACAACCATGAGGCCAGGTGAGGTACCCGGAACCAGGGCAGGATCAGAAACCGGCTGTTATAGGCGATATAGCGAAGGTTGTGATCCCGGTGCTGTTTCTTCCAGCCGATATGTCGGTCTCTGGCACCGATATGCCGGGGTGCCGATGACCATGAAAAACATGCCACCGGCCGTTTGTCGGCAAAGACCATATATTTAAGTTGCTCTCCCACAGGATGGCAATATCCCAGGTAATGATGATGCTCAATCAAGCTGTTAAATAAAGGTTCATTGGGTGTGTTTTTTACCAGTACAATATCAAGGGGGCTTATTTCCCTGAGCGTCATCGTCACCGGGGTTTGATCGATTTCCGGTTGTTCCGGCTTTTTGCGGTTTAAAAACGGGTTGGGCGGGTTGTGTTTTCTGGCCGGAAGATTAATATGCCCGTTTCTATGGAGTTCAAGCATAAATCCCCGGGCGATCATATCACGAAGGCTGCCGTTGGCCTGAACCCAGTTCCATTCCCGGCACAATATCTGTGACAGAGCGCGGCGGCTTGCTGTGGGATTGTCGTCGATCAACAGCCTGATAAATTCAATATCAGCCTTAGTCGCGCTTCTGCCACGGTATGTGAGTACAATGTCGTTGTCCATAACCACCGTATATGCCGAAATATACCGTGGAACGCAAGTGAAAAATGAAACCGGCTGAAAAATTTATACGGACAGTTTTCGCCATACGGGAGCAGCCCGGGTATGAAACGGATCACCATTCCAAAGCAGCATCTGAAGCTCATGCGCTTCAAGACACCGGCCGGCAGACTGATCCCTTTTGGGCCACCAGTTGAAACGCCCCTTGGAGAGCCGCTTTTGGCAAAGCCAGAACCCCTGGCTGTCATAGCATAAAACCTTGATGGCCGTTCGTCTTCGGTTAATAAATACGAACAGGTATCCTGAAAAGGGATCTGATTGCAGGACCTTTCGGCATATACTGGCCAGGCCGTCGATTCCTTTTCGAAAATCTACGGGCTCCGGAGCAAGCAGTATCCGCATATGTGGTGTGACCTGGATCATGGCGCACCAGCTAGTAAATATCTGCCAAGACTGATCACTGCAGGATCTGCCCTGCCGTTGAAGCACATGCGCATTTTTATGCCGGTTTGATTTTCTATTTCTATAACGCAGTTGAAACTCTCCGGCAGGGATACCATTTCAATAAACATGGAAGATTCATCGTCTGCAGGCAGATTAATTTCAGCAGGAGGCATGTCAATAATTTTTTCTTTAAGTGCTGTGTAATTCAGTCCCAAGCCTCGGGCAATCTTATTTATACTCATACCCTGGATGTGGTAAAGATCTGCTGCGGTTTGCCATAGATTATCCGATATACGGGGCCGTCCGGTTTTACTATTTCGCCAATTTGAAAAAAGTTGCTGGGCTTTTTCCAATGCGGCTGATTGTTCGTTTGTTAATGGTTGGTTGTTCATCGGTTCTCTCCTTTGCAATGTCTATGCTGGAACCGATAGTATCACCCGGGGATGATTATTTCATGCACGCTTACCGAAGGGACACGCTTTAAAAGGGAATGGAGTTTTTTCATCCAAGGTGGCGATACAGTTCTTCCATCATATCTTGATTTAGATACAGAGATTCCACTTTTTCCAGAGCTGGAAGCTTTTAAATATGAAACCCAGGAGTTAATGGATTTGCAGGGTAATTTGACTCATTCTTTGCCGGAGTACAATGCTGAGTCTCGGCAGGTCAAAAAAGGATTGAACAGCGACACCGGCACCAGCCTACGGGAGATTAGCCGGACCGTGGTTGCTGAGGTTGAGAGGTATTTTGAGACTAAGGTGAATCCTGGAACGATTAAGGAAAGAGCCAGGCGGACGCAAGCTGGCACAAATGTGCCACCCGTCGAAAACCTAACAACGGCGGGGGATGAGGGTGGGGACAGTGGGGACAAAACAACCACGCCGGAAGCCGTGGCCGCAGTTAAAAGGGAAGTTGAAAAAGGAACGCCAGCCAGGAAAGTTGCAGAGGAAACACGTATAGAAGCCGATGAATTTGTAAAAAATATTACCATCCGGTACGAAAATGATTCCCAGATAAGCATACAGCAAAAAAGAAAAGCCAAAGTGAATGTTGAAATGACTGCATTGGGGTTTAGAGAAAGTGGCAAAGGTGGAGAACGTAAAACATGGGATAATTTTATTGCTGTGTTGCAAAATCCCCCGAACTATTATTGGTATGCCCCGGAGCAAAATGATAAACAACAAGTTTATAACGTGAACAAAAAACTATTGAAATTCCTTTCAACAACTTTCAGTGTTAATTTTTCTGATGGCTTCAAACTGATAGAAAGAGTCTCTGGTGCTGGAAAAGGCATCTATGGTTTTAACTGTAAGATTGAATATAAAGATACTGAAGACATAGGATCTAAAGATAAAAATAGCTTTAGAGATCTTTTTTTTAGCACTGTGGAGAAATGGGAAAAAGCATTTACTGACAAAGAAAAAAACCACTTGTCTGAAAGAATTCAACAGTTAGCCTCAGAAGGATTTGAAAAAGGTTTTCTAACGAAGTCCGAAGTTGCAGAGTTGTTTTCAAAACGCGATTTAGCAAAAGAAACAATCAAGGATTTTCAAAATAATAACCCTGCTACAATTTCCCATAAATAACACTTCTCGTCGATAATAAAAATGAAGGTCTTTATAAAAATTAAAGATCTTCATTTCCATTTTTGAAGGTCTTTTCGTAAACTCTCCAAATTTTTTTCTCGCTAAATCCCGTGCTATTTAAGTCTTTCTGCCTCTGGTAATATTTTTTAAAAAATTTTGCTCTACCCAAAACTGAAGATCTTCAGGGTTTCAATTAAAGGCCGGTAAGAATCGGCAGAACCCTAAAAGAGAAAGGACTTAAACTATGGATAATGTAACTCCTGGATATTTCGGTAAAGGAAAAAAACTCCGAAGCACAAAAGAAGTCGCTGCATATCTCGGTGTGGCAATTCAGACCGTTTATAACTGGAGGCACCAGCGCAAGGGTCCGGACTATGTGATGGTGGGCGGCAAGCCCATGTACGAGGACGAAGCTATCGATAGATACCTGGATAATAACCGTGTTTACTTGTCCGCATAGGCCTCAAGCACCAATCCCGGCCTGGCCGCCGGGAAAGGAGATGAAGTAACGATGTACCAGAATAATAGCAGTCACCCTTCAAACTGTCAAATGAGCAAACAGCGCCTGATTGATAACCTGGGCCGTGATCGTGAACCCAACGTTCATACTCATGAAGAATTTGGTTCCTTGAGAAGCATTGACCATGAAGATGGCACCCTTTGGTGGGTGGCAACGGATGTATGCCGGGCTTTGAGTATCAAAGACGTCAGCATGGCAATAAAAAAGCTGGATGATGATGAAAAGGGTACCAATAAAATTGGCACCCCTGGTGGTCCCCAGGAATTGACCATTATTAATGAACCTGGATTATACAGCTTGATACTGCGATCCCGCAAACCGGAAGCTAAAATATTTAAGCGCTGGGTAACCCATGATGTTCTTCCCGCTATTCGAAAGACTGGTGGATACATCGCAGCTGGTGCCAAAGATACCGATGACGAAATCATGGCCCGGGCGCTGCTGGTGGCCCAGGACACACTTAATCGGCGTGACACCCGTATCAAAGCGCTTGAAGTTGCCAATAAAACAATGCAGCCCAAGGTCCTGTTCGCGGATGCTGTATCAGCCTCGACCTCTTCCATTTTGGTGGGCGAACTCTCAAAAATTTTGCGTCAGAACGGCATCCAGACCGGGCAAAATAGGCTTTTCGTTTGGTTGCGTGAGAACGGTTATCTCATCCAGCGCAAGGGCAGTGATTTCAATATGCCCACGCAGCGATCAATGGAGCTTGGCCTGTTTGAAATTAAAGAACGTACCATCGTCAACCCCGACGATTCAACCCGGATTACAAAGACATCCAAGGTAACTGGCAAGGGCCAGCAGTATTTTATCAATATGTTTCTGGGTCAGGTCGGAGACTAATTCAATGGATAGGGGCTGGTTCAAAATATATCGCCGCTTAGCAGAATCTGACTTCTGGGTATCGGAGCCCTTCAGTAAGCCCCAGGCCTGGGTTGATCTCATTGCTTTGGCAAACCATAAACCTGGAACCGTTTGGATTCGAGGCGTTGAAATCAGCGTCAACAGGGGGCAGACAGCACGCTCAGAACTGACTTTATCTAAGCGGTGGAAGTGGTCAAGAAAGAAGGTACGAAACTTTTTGAAATGGCTCGAAAAAGAACAGCAGATAGAACAACAAAAATCAAACGTAACATCTTTAATTTCCATTATAAATTATGACCAATATCAGACAGACGGTACAGCAGAAAGAACCGCAGAGGGTACAACAGAAGAACACCAAAAGAACACCAAAGGGTACACAAACAAGAATGATAAGAATAATAAGAATGAAAAGAACATAATAATATCCCCCCTTACCCCCCAGGGGGGAACCGTTTCCAAGAAAAAAGAATTTGAAAAATATCTCATTGGAAAAATTCAGGGCACTTCATTCGTTCAATATCAAAAAAAGCTCATAGAGTTTGTTGAATACCGCATGAGTTTCCCGGCTGTAAAGCGATACAAAACCACAAAGGGGATTGATGGCCTGCTAACCAGTGTCGGTGATCTTATACGGGCTGGCCTGGACCCTATCGAATGTCTTGATAAAACCATGGAAGAAGAATGGCTTAAACCAAAGCCAGAATATTTTTCCAAGGGACAACAAAATAGCGGCCGTGCAGTTGGCAGATCGGAGCAAAACAAGCAGGCATGTGCCAGTTTTATAGAACGGATGATGGGAAGGAGCGATTATGAAGAATGACAAACAAGACTTGGCTATGTTTTCAAAAGTGATGTGGGGTCTTGCCGAGGATTTTGGAGGTAAAATCTCAGAAGATAATCTTAAAATGAGATTCAAGGCCCTGCAGGAATTTTCCATTGAACAAATAACAGCAGCTGGCACCTGGCTGTTGAAACACAGGGAAAAAGATTTCCCAGCAGTGCCCACAACAAAAGAGATTATCGATGCGGTAAACACCCAAAACAACGGGTCCGTTAGTGTTAAAACGAAAGCTGGCCTTGAGGCTGATAAAGTCCTTGAGACCTTGAAAGAGTGGGGCCGTGATGCAGAGCCGCTGTTTTACGATAAAACAACAACATACTTGATGACACACCGCTGGACTTTCCAGAAGCTGGACACGATGGCTGTCAAGGACCCTGGGTTAGTTTGGTGGCGTAAAGAGTTTATCGAATCTTACCTTGAGCTGGCAAAAGATCAGGCCGCCGGCGGAAATTTGCTGCCTGCCCTGTATAAAATTTCATCTAAAAAATTAAACGAGCTTGCCCAAAAATCCGTTAAAAGGCTGCCCGATTCGAAAAAAGAGCGGCCCAAGGGGCGCTCGAATTAAAAAAAGGAATCAAACATGACTGACGCAACACAAATCATAAACGTCATTTCAGCCCAGCCGGGATGGTCTGCCCTTATCGAAATAGAAAATGTTGTGCCAGATTTCCGGCCAGAGCCGGTGCTTGGTTGGATTGTCATGCAAGACAACGGCGGGATTAAGGCACACCCTCTGCTTGTAAGTGGGATGATCAAAAATGCAAGGTATATCCAAAGGCCGGATGGCCGCATCATGGACGTGGGAAATGCAGTTTTTAGCAATCTGAACGACCTTATTGAAGCCATCCAAAAACAACCGCAAAAATAAGATTTACACATTTTAAAAGGAGTCAAGATGACTGAAACAGCAAAAATCAAACAGGCCCAAAGCAACTTGGAGACAACCCAAAAAGAACTTGAATACATGACCACCGGCTTGGAAAAAGCAAAAGCTGAAATCACCCGGTTGGAATGGCAGATCAAACAGCTTGAGGCAGAAACACCGGAGCTTGCGGCCAAAATTATCCTGGGCGAAATCAAACAGGAGACCCTTGAAAAACACCTGGATAACATGTCAGATCTCAAACAGCAGGCAGCGATTTATAAGGCCGCTTTGCCGATCTTGGGGTCCTGGCTGGAACAGGCAAGAGCGGATCGCAACAAGGCAAACGACGATTTGAGAAAAGAAAAGAATTGGCAGTGGTTTGAAGAACTCAAAGACCAACTTCTGGAAAAGTTCGATGAAAAGATTTTGTTGGAAGCCCGAATGTCGGTCCATGCCATTGGGCGCCAAGGACCGGCTGTTCATGCCTATGGCATTTTGGTGGATAAGCTTAGAAAACTAAATCCACGCAGGATATCCAATATTAATGTCAACCAACCGTCAAACAGGTGTCAAGTATGGCAGAATTGAAATTCAATGATCGCGAGCTGTTACGGTTAATTGACAGGGAAAAATTGAGTCAAGCAGCCGCAGCTAAAAGACTGGGTGTCAGCCGGCAAGCTGTAAATACACGCTTGCAACAACTACGGGGAAAAACTACCCGGGCAGTTGTTGCCAAAAAGGTTGAAGAATGTGTGGACCAAAAACTTGATGCCATGGCCCAGCTGCAAAAGATAAACGGTTATGCCAATGAACTTTTAGATCTGTGCATGGCTTGGGGCCGGGGTGATGATAAAGCCCTTCAAATCTTGGAATCCCAATGCCAAACCCGGAAAGTCCGTGTAGGTGATGAAGAGATTGATGTCACAGAGTTTAAATTCAAAGATCCCCGGGAATTGGCCCTGAAAGCCATGGCCGAAATCCGGGGACAAATGAAGCTGCAGCTTGAAATCTTCCAGGCACTTTATGACCTAAAAGCAGCGGAAGAATTTCAACAGGAAATATTACAGACAATCGGAGAGGTTTCACCAGATGTTAGAGCAAAGATCATTCATAGACTCAACGAAAAACGCGCTATTCGATCAGCTGTTAAATTCACTGAATCAACAGTTCGGTAATGGTGACGCGGGGACGTTTGCTCTCTACCAGCAGGATCCGGTTAAATTTGGTGAACAGGTCCTGAACGAAACCTTCACGGATGACGTCAAAACAATGATGGAGTCCGTCAGGGACTACGCTATCACCATTGCCAAGTCTGCCAATGCTACCGGAAAAACCCATGCTGCGGCCCGGGTTGCTGTTTGGTTTTATAAGGCTTTCCCTGATTGCCAGGTGTACACGGCGGCAGCTCCGCCGGAATCCAACCTGAAAAAGCTTTTGTGGGGTGAAATCGGAAGCCTTTCAGAGAAACACCCGGATCTGTTCAAGGAAGATACCATGAAAAGCCTTCATATTGAACGATCTGCTAAATCTTTTGTCACAGGCGTGACTATCCCAATGTCAGGCACCGAGGCTCAACGCCAGGCAAAGTTTTCAGGTAAACATGCGCCCTATCTGCTTTTTATTCTGGACGAAGGCGACGCCATTCCAGATGAGGTTTACACCGCCATTGAATCCTGCCTGTCTGGTGGACATGGCCGGCTCCTGGTAATGTTTAACCCCAGGTCGGAATCCGGGGAGGTCTACCGGATGGAACGGGATGGCCGGGCAAATGTGGTGAGTCTGAGCGCCTTCAACCATCCAAACGTAATTTCGGGAGAAGACCGAATTCCCGGTGCCGTTACCCGAGAAATCACTGTCCGAAGAATAAACCAATGGTGCCGCCCACTGGCAAGTGGAGAACAGCCAGATTCAGAATGCTTTCAACTGCCTGATTTCCTGGTGGGTGAAGTTGGTACCAAACAGAACGGTGTCCCATTCCCGCCGTTGAATCCTGGCTGGTACAAAATTATGGAACCGGTCTTTTCAGTAATGGTCTTGGGGCAATACCCGGCGCAGAGTTCAACGGCGTTA is drawn from uncultured Desulfobacter sp. and contains these coding sequences:
- a CDS encoding IS66 family transposase gives rise to the protein MEALNLTEDELDALIERAESGRLADGDVDTIKAMINAVKVLSRAVSDKASSIKKLLAMVFGPKTEKKDKVLKNRPPGTRNQDKSTTIKGHGRRAADDFTGADRQSVTHGDLKHKDTCPECLKGIVYRLKKPGRVICFTGQVPVTATVYELEKLRCNLCGMVFTAKAPENRTGRDYDASALAMIAILKYGCGFPWSRLEKLQESFGIPLPATTQWDKSETAADLIYPVFRELAYQAAQGEVFHNDDTTMKILSLMKENKDRTAGERTGIFTTGIISRFDDGRQIALFYTGRNHAGENISDLYRKRDAGRPAPLQMCDALSRNISEAFKAILCNCLTHARRNFVDEIDNFPDEAAYVIEMLAEVYCIDARTKEQKMSPDQRLVYHKKHSGPLMTELEAWLNRQTDENLVEPNSGLGKAITYMKNHWAKLTRFLEIPGAPLDNNICEQSLKRCIQHRKNSLFYRTEHGAFIGDMFMSLIHTCRLMRINPLDYLVTLIQNSSALFKDPSKWLPWNYKDNAL
- a CDS encoding Druantia anti-phage system protein DruA, with product MDNDIVLTYRGRSATKADIEFIRLLIDDNPTASRRALSQILCREWNWVQANGSLRDMIARGFMLELHRNGHINLPARKHNPPNPFLNRKKPEQPEIDQTPVTMTLREISPLDIVLVKNTPNEPLFNSLIEHHHYLGYCHPVGEQLKYMVFADKRPVACFSWSSAPRHIGARDRHIGWKKQHRDHNLRYIAYNSRFLILPWFRVPHLASWLLGYMARNLSRDWERIYCHPVYYLETFVDTELFAGTCYKAANWHYLGDTTGRGKQENRHIKTRSIKAVWGYPLIRDFRQLMTRLPNGSAEPDRRRA
- the tnpB gene encoding IS66 family insertion sequence element accessory protein TnpB (TnpB, as the term is used for proteins encoded by IS66 family insertion elements, is considered an accessory protein, since TnpC, encoded by a neighboring gene, is a DDE family transposase.), which gives rise to MIQVTPHMRILLAPEPVDFRKGIDGLASICRKVLQSDPFSGYLFVFINRRRTAIKVLCYDSQGFWLCQKRLSKGRFNWWPKRDQSAGRCLEAHELQMLLWNGDPFHTRAAPVWRKLSV
- a CDS encoding helix-turn-helix domain-containing protein, which encodes MDNVTPGYFGKGKKLRSTKEVAAYLGVAIQTVYNWRHQRKGPDYVMVGGKPMYEDEAIDRYLDNNRVYLSA
- a CDS encoding phage antirepressor KilAC domain-containing protein, with translation MYQNNSSHPSNCQMSKQRLIDNLGRDREPNVHTHEEFGSLRSIDHEDGTLWWVATDVCRALSIKDVSMAIKKLDDDEKGTNKIGTPGGPQELTIINEPGLYSLILRSRKPEAKIFKRWVTHDVLPAIRKTGGYIAAGAKDTDDEIMARALLVAQDTLNRRDTRIKALEVANKTMQPKVLFADAVSASTSSILVGELSKILRQNGIQTGQNRLFVWLRENGYLIQRKGSDFNMPTQRSMELGLFEIKERTIVNPDDSTRITKTSKVTGKGQQYFINMFLGQVGD
- a CDS encoding sigma factor-like helix-turn-helix DNA-binding protein, producing the protein MAELKFNDRELLRLIDREKLSQAAAAKRLGVSRQAVNTRLQQLRGKTTRAVVAKKVEECVDQKLDAMAQLQKINGYANELLDLCMAWGRGDDKALQILESQCQTRKVRVGDEEIDVTEFKFKDPRELALKAMAEIRGQMKLQLEIFQALYDLKAAEEFQQEILQTIGEVSPDVRAKIIHRLNEKRAIRSAVKFTESTVR